The following proteins are encoded in a genomic region of Brachypodium distachyon strain Bd21 chromosome 1, Brachypodium_distachyon_v3.0, whole genome shotgun sequence:
- the LOC100824847 gene encoding ervatamin-C encodes MASSPAAGTTTWPALATTAVLMLRGCLFVFLTALPPAAIMTPAAGHVVELDDMLMLDRFVRWQAAHNRTYGDAEERLRRFQVYRANIEYIEATNRRGGLTYELGENQFADLTSEEFLSMYASSYDAGDRADDEAALITTDVAGDGAWSDGDLEALPPPSWDWRAKGAVTPPKNQGPTCSSCWAFVTVATIEGLTFIKTGKLISLSEQQLVDCDMYDGGCNTGSYSRGFRWVLENGGLTTEAEYPYTAARGPCNRAKSAHHAAKITGQGRIPPQNELVMQKAVAGQPVGVAIEVGSGMQFYKTGVYSGPCGTNLAHAVTVVGYGVDPASGAKYWIVKNSWGQAWGERGFIRMRRDVGGPGLCGIALDVAYPY; translated from the exons ATGGCTTCCTCCCCGGCGGCCGGGACGACGACGTGGCCGGCGCTGGCGACGACGGCCGTGCTGATGCTCCGGGGCTgcctcttcgtcttcctgACCGCGCTCCCGCCCGCGGCGATAATGACGCCCGCGGCGGGCCACGTGGTGGAGCTGGACGACATGCTGATGCTGGACAGGTTCGTGCGGTGGCAGGCGGCGCACAACCGGACCTACGGCGACGCCGAGGAGCGGCTGCGGCGGTTCCAGGTGTACCGCGCAAACATCGAGTACATCGAGGCCACCAACCGGCGAGGGGGGCTCACCTACGAGCTCGGCGAGAACCAGTTCGCCGACCTCACCTCCGAGGAGTTCCTCTCCATGTACGCCTCCTCCTACGACGCCGGCGATCGCGCCGATGACGAGGCGGCGCTCATCACGACGGACGTTGCCGGGGACGGCGCGTGGTCGGACGGCGACTTGGaggccctgccgccgcccagcTGGGACTGGCGGGCCAAAGGCGCCGTGACGCCGCCCAAGAATCAAGGCCCCACATGCT CGAGCTGCTGGGCGTTCGTGACGGTGGCGACGATCGAGGGCCTGACCTTCATCAAGACAGGGAAGCTAATCTCCCTGTCAGAGCAGCAGCTCGTGGACTGCGACATGTACGACGGCGGCTGCAACACGGGCTCCTACAGCAGGGGCTTCCGCTGGGTGCTGGAGAACGGGGGCCTCACCACGGAAGCCGAGTACCCGTACACGGCGGCCCGTGGGCCCTGCAACAGGGCCAAGTCGGCCCACCACGCGGCCAAGATCACCGGCCAGGGCCGCATCCCGCCCCAGAACGAGCTCGTCATGCAGAAGGCCGTCGCGGGCCAGCCCGTGGGCGTGGCCATCGAGGTCGGCAGCGGGATGCAGTTCTACAAGACGGGCGTCTACTCGGGCCCGTGCGGGACGAATCTGGCCCATGCCGTCACTGTCGTGGGCTATGGGGTGGATCCGGCCAGCGGGGCCAAGTACTGGATCGTGAAGAACTCTTGGGGCCAGGCCTGGGGCGAGCGCGGGTTTATCCGGATGAGGCGCGACGTTGGTGGGCCTGGGCTCTGCGGCATCGCGCTCGACGTGGCCTACCCATACTGA
- the LOC100825149 gene encoding LOW QUALITY PROTEIN: BTB/POZ domain-containing protein At2g46260 (The sequence of the model RefSeq protein was modified relative to this genomic sequence to represent the inferred CDS: inserted 2 bases in 1 codon): MDAGEQSATAAGMELDFSHSSVVPSFEFPFNSANFSDRLLRIEIVASDDAGGGSAADCARHREEKGDKGQSIDSSPTTVCTAVLREKTIYINSAILAARSPFFLKLFSNGMKESDQTHTILRIVDLEENALMELLSFMYSGKVTATVPTLLLGILMAADKFQVVSCMRQCSQLLTSLPMTTESALLYLDFPCSISMAGEVQALRDAAKEFLANKYKDLAKFQDEVMNLPLAGIEAIFASSDLQVGSENVIYDFLLKWTCAQYPKFEDRHKIFCSRLLPLVRFRHMSWRKLREVLRCVDNNIDHDEVTKFIADALLYEAYPSSQQSILAADAAICCQFAERTYKYKPVKVVVFHQPCPQAIVYMDLXSCPFHLAGWTFHLKATCEVNEVDNQEYSFGFYLVVQKKPRNARCLMVDLEFAARISWSGKFGYGLESDYTLTEGTVGYNNFFDTLWPSFLADDSLFINGVLHLRADLRVVEEQPELET, translated from the exons ATGGACGCCGGCGAACAgtcggcaacggcggcggggatggaATTGGACTTCTCGCACAGCAGCGTGGTGCCCAGCTTCGAGTTCCCGTTCAACTCGGCCAACTTCTCCGACAGGTTGCTGCGGATAGAGATCGTCGCCAGCGACGATGCCGGCGGAGGATCCGCCGCCGACTGCGCGCGCCACAGAGAGGAGAAAG GTGATAAAGGACAGAGTATCGACTCTTCCCCAACCACTGTGTGTACAGCAGTTTTACGAGAAAAGACCATCTATATCAATTCTGCAATTCTTGCTGCAAGAAGTCCTTTCTTTCTGAAG CTTTTCTCAAACGGCATGAAAGAATCTGATCAGACACATACAATACTTAGGATTGTTGATTTAG AGGAAAATGCGCTCATGGAGCTTTTAAGTTTTATGTACAGTGGAAAGGTGACTGCAACCGTGCCCACTCTTTTGCTCGGCATCTTGATGGCTGCGGACAAATTTCAGGTTGTTTCTTGCATGAGGCAATGCAGTCAGTTGCTTACAAGCTTGCCTATGACCACAGAGTCTGCACTGCTCTATCTAGATTTCCCATGCTCTATTTCAATGGCTGGTGAAGTTCAGGCTTTGAGAGATGCAGCCAAGGAATTCCTTGCCAATAAATACAAGGATTTGGCTAA GTTCCAAGATGAAGTGATGAACCTCCCTCTTGCTGGTATTGAAGCCATCTTTGCAAGTAGTGACCTGCAGGTGGGATCTGAAAATGTCATATATGACTTCTTGCTCAAGTGGACCTGTGCACAATACCCAAAATTTGAGGATAGACATAAGATCTTCTGTTCTCGCTTACTTCCTCTGGTGCGCTTCAGGCATATGAGTTGGAGGAAACTGCGGGAGGTCCTAAGATGCGTCGATAATAATATAGACCATGATGAAGTAACCAAGTTTATCGCCGATGCACTTCTGTATGAAGCTTACCCATCATCCCAGCAAAGCATTCTTGCCGCTGATGCAGCAATCTGTTGCCAATTCGCAGAGCGAACTTACAAGTACAAACCTGTGAAAGTGGTTGTGTTTCATCAACCTTGCCCACAAGCCATAGTTTACATGGATCT TTCGTGCCCGTTCCATCTTGCTGGTTGGACCTTCCATCTCAAGGCAACCTGTGAAGTTAACGAGGTGGATAACCAGGAGTACAGCTTCGGCTTCTATTTGGTTGTTCAAAAGAAGCCAAGGAATGCAAGGTGTTTGATGGTAGATCTCGAGTTTGCTGCAAGGATAAGTTGGTCAGGAAAATTTGGGTACGGACTCGAGTCTGACTACACCTTGACCGAAGGTACGGTTGGAtacaataatttttttgataCTCTATGGCCGTCATTCCTTGCTGATGATAGCCTCTTCATCAACGGCGTGCTGCATCTGAGAGCTGACTTGAGggtggtggaggagcagcCTGAATTAGAGACTTGA